The following proteins are encoded in a genomic region of Paenibacillus sp. FSL H3-0469:
- a CDS encoding M42 family metallopeptidase, which yields MLNIQPNEEYILNLLKKLLDTPSPSGFTTQVMALVAEEAAALGIPLTWNEKGGAMLGVPGLDPSRTIGISAHVDTLGAMVRSIKSNGTLRLTSVGGFSMNSIENEYCIIHTRSGLTYTGTILTSHPSVHVYADARDFKRSEENMEIRIDELVSTKDDVLKLGISVGDYISFDARAVLTPSGYIKSRHLDDKASVAALFGLLESIRREGWKPLHNLSLLISNYEEVGHGAAWIPGEINEMIAVDMGAMGDDLSCKETDVSICAKDSSGPYDYAMTSRMIELANGLAIPFAVDIYPQYGSDASAALRGGNNIRAALIGPGVHASHSMERTHKQAVLNTAKLLAAYVGAN from the coding sequence TTGCTTAACATCCAGCCCAATGAAGAATATATCCTGAATCTGCTCAAAAAACTGCTCGACACCCCAAGCCCCAGCGGCTTCACCACCCAGGTTATGGCTCTGGTGGCCGAAGAAGCGGCAGCGCTGGGTATTCCGCTTACCTGGAATGAAAAAGGCGGCGCGATGCTGGGCGTACCCGGACTCGATCCTTCGCGTACGATCGGCATCAGTGCCCATGTGGATACACTCGGTGCCATGGTCCGCTCCATTAAGTCAAACGGTACCCTCCGCTTAACCTCTGTAGGCGGATTCAGCATGAACAGCATTGAGAATGAATATTGTATCATCCATACCCGCAGCGGATTAACTTATACCGGTACGATCCTGACCAGTCATCCTTCTGTGCATGTGTATGCCGATGCCCGTGATTTCAAGCGTTCGGAAGAGAATATGGAGATCCGGATTGATGAGCTGGTCTCCACCAAGGATGATGTGCTGAAGCTGGGGATTTCGGTCGGTGACTATATTTCGTTCGATGCAAGGGCAGTGCTTACCCCCAGCGGATATATCAAATCCCGTCATCTGGACGACAAAGCCAGCGTTGCTGCCTTATTCGGACTGCTGGAGAGCATCCGGCGCGAAGGCTGGAAGCCGCTGCACAACCTGTCCCTGCTCATCTCCAACTATGAAGAAGTTGGTCACGGCGCTGCCTGGATTCCGGGTGAGATCAATGAGATGATCGCTGTGGACATGGGCGCGATGGGCGATGACCTCAGCTGCAAGGAGACGGATGTCTCCATCTGTGCCAAGGACTCCTCCGGCCCGTATGATTACGCCATGACCAGCCGCATGATCGAGCTGGCGAACGGTCTGGCGATTCCATTCGCGGTCGATATCTATCCGCAATACGGCTCCGACGCCTCTGCTGCCCTGCGCGGCGGGAACAACATCCGGGCCGCACTGATCGGACCGGGCGTACACGCCTCCCACTCCATGGAACGTACCCACAAGCAAGCTGTGCTTAATACGGCTAAGCTGCTGGCGGCTTATGTTGGGGCGAATTGA
- a CDS encoding lipopolysaccharide assembly protein LapA domain-containing protein, translating into MKFQWSLILGLFFALLTAVFAVMNVDTVPVNFGFDVVSIPLILVILGCALIGGVVVGSYGIFRQYKLQKQIKSLNAELAKLRDAGSINMEPIPAESAPFTPEGSSQL; encoded by the coding sequence ATGAAATTTCAATGGTCACTTATATTAGGTTTATTTTTTGCACTGCTGACAGCTGTATTCGCAGTAATGAATGTCGATACGGTTCCGGTGAATTTCGGCTTTGACGTGGTCAGCATCCCGCTAATTCTCGTCATCCTTGGCTGTGCGCTGATTGGCGGTGTGGTGGTGGGTTCGTACGGGATTTTCCGCCAGTATAAGCTGCAGAAGCAGATCAAGAGCCTGAATGCCGAGCTTGCCAAGCTGCGTGACGCGGGAAGTATTAATATGGAGCCTATCCCTGCTGAGAGTGCCCCTTTTACTCCAGAAGGATCATCCCAGCTGTAA
- the pepF gene encoding oligoendopeptidase F: protein MEQLPKRSEVPAENRWKLEDMFASEEQWDAEYKEVKALITSAASFQGKLDSPDALKKCFELDDKLSLLTERLYVYAHMRQDEDTAAPKYQALSSKAKKLGVEAGEALSFVTPEILALPDATLDQFIADPSLSDYTFTLTEMKREKAHVLSKAEEALLAQVSTIAQAPQTVFSMLNNADLKFPKIKNEEGKEVELTHGSYIQFLESPDREVRKNAFKAVYETYSKQKNTIAATLSANVNKNVFYSRVRKYPSVLEMSLYGDNIPKEVYTNLIDTIHESLPLMHRYMKLRQKLLGVDELHMYDLFAPLVDEYKLDITFDEAKKITKEGLKPLGEDYLSVLQEGYDKGWIDVYENENKRSGAYSWGAYGTHPFVLLNHNDNLNSMFTLAHEMGHALHSYYSDTALKYRDAQYTIFLAEVASTTNEALLMDYLLNKSTDPKEKMYLLTYYADQFRTTVFRQTMFAEFEKIIHQRAEEGESLTPQDLSSIYYDLNVKYYGKDMVIDQDIEMEWARIPHFYNSFYVYKYATGFSAATSFAKQILEEGKPAVDRYLGFLKSGGSDYSINILSKAGVDMSSPEPIREAMSVFESVIEQMEQLTK from the coding sequence ATGGAACAATTACCTAAGAGAAGTGAAGTGCCCGCCGAGAACCGCTGGAAGCTTGAAGATATGTTTGCTTCAGAGGAGCAGTGGGATGCCGAATATAAGGAAGTGAAGGCGCTCATTACAAGCGCTGCCTCCTTCCAAGGGAAGCTGGATTCTCCCGATGCCCTGAAGAAATGCTTTGAGCTGGACGACAAGCTGTCCCTGCTGACTGAACGTCTCTATGTCTATGCGCATATGCGCCAGGATGAGGATACAGCGGCTCCGAAGTACCAGGCTCTCTCCTCTAAGGCCAAGAAGCTTGGCGTTGAAGCGGGTGAAGCTCTTTCTTTTGTCACACCTGAGATTCTGGCCCTGCCTGACGCAACGCTGGACCAGTTCATCGCCGACCCTTCGCTCTCCGACTACACCTTCACCTTGACTGAGATGAAACGTGAGAAGGCCCATGTCCTGTCCAAAGCGGAAGAGGCCCTGCTGGCTCAGGTCAGCACGATCGCCCAGGCCCCGCAGACTGTATTCAGCATGCTGAATAATGCGGATCTGAAGTTCCCGAAGATTAAGAACGAAGAAGGCAAGGAAGTCGAGCTGACGCACGGAAGCTATATTCAATTCCTCGAAAGCCCGGACCGTGAGGTCCGCAAGAACGCCTTCAAAGCGGTCTACGAAACTTACAGCAAGCAAAAGAACACGATTGCCGCCACGCTGAGCGCGAATGTGAATAAGAATGTCTTTTACTCCCGTGTGCGCAAATACCCTTCCGTGCTGGAAATGTCGCTCTACGGCGACAATATTCCGAAGGAAGTCTACACGAATCTGATCGATACGATTCACGAGAGTCTGCCGCTGATGCACCGTTATATGAAGCTGCGCCAGAAGCTGCTCGGGGTAGATGAGTTACATATGTATGACTTGTTCGCTCCGCTTGTGGACGAATATAAGCTGGATATTACTTTTGACGAGGCTAAGAAGATTACCAAGGAAGGCCTGAAGCCGCTTGGCGAGGACTACCTGAGTGTTCTGCAGGAAGGCTATGACAAAGGCTGGATCGATGTCTACGAGAACGAGAACAAACGCTCCGGCGCATACAGCTGGGGGGCTTACGGCACCCATCCTTTCGTGCTGCTGAACCATAATGATAATCTGAACAGCATGTTCACACTGGCGCATGAGATGGGTCACGCCCTGCATTCCTACTATTCGGACACGGCGCTGAAATACCGGGACGCGCAGTACACTATTTTCCTGGCGGAGGTTGCTTCTACTACCAATGAGGCGCTGCTGATGGATTACCTGCTGAACAAATCCACAGACCCGAAGGAAAAAATGTACCTGCTCACCTACTATGCCGACCAGTTCCGCACTACCGTATTCCGGCAGACGATGTTCGCTGAATTCGAGAAAATCATTCACCAGCGCGCCGAAGAAGGCGAATCGCTCACACCGCAGGATCTCTCTTCCATCTACTACGATCTGAATGTCAAGTATTACGGCAAGGATATGGTGATCGATCAGGATATTGAGATGGAGTGGGCACGGATTCCGCATTTCTATAACAGCTTCTATGTCTATAAATATGCTACCGGCTTCTCGGCGGCGACGAGCTTCGCCAAACAGATCCTAGAGGAAGGCAAACCGGCGGTTGACCGTTACCTCGGCTTCCTGAAGAGCGGCGGCAGCGATTATTCCATTAACATTCTGAGCAAGGCCGGGGTGGATATGTCGTCTCCTGAACCGATCCGTGAAGCCATGAGCGTATTTGAGAGCGTCATTGAGCAGATGGAGCAGTTGACCAAATGA
- a CDS encoding cold shock domain-containing protein, whose translation MKGTVKWFNAEKGYGFLQVEGGEDVFVHFSAIQGDGFKTLDEGQAVEFDVTDGNRGPQAANVVKL comes from the coding sequence TTGAAAGGTACAGTAAAATGGTTTAACGCAGAAAAAGGTTATGGTTTCCTTCAAGTTGAAGGCGGCGAAGATGTATTCGTTCACTTCTCTGCAATTCAAGGCGACGGATTCAAGACTTTGGACGAAGGCCAAGCGGTAGAGTTCGATGTTACTGACGGTAACCGTGGTCCACAGGCAGCGAACGTAGTTAAATTATAA